Proteins encoded by one window of Dendropsophus ebraccatus isolate aDenEbr1 chromosome 4, aDenEbr1.pat, whole genome shotgun sequence:
- the LOC138789517 gene encoding uncharacterized protein, with protein sequence MSFLKNSSQRLKDAEQRRLQEVGRRYWVHPINVRRETRGHIGCLYDDLRRHPDKFQDFVRLPMEAFDNLLSILSPHLQRQDTYMRKSIPPVARLLITLRFLATGESYVSLHLQFRVGTSTISGIVRCTCAVIWEHLQPIVMPSPTREIWLQSAAGFQSVANFPNCIGAVDGKHIRVKQPPRSGSQYFNYKKFFSVVLIAVVDSTYRFLAIDVGSYGSTGDSRALLRSEFGRRILLDHVTLPPPTPLPGTTHPAPFVMVGDQAFPLLNNLLRPYPRRGLDERGRVFNRRLSRARNFVECAFGIMTSQWRVFTTALQLKLATVDMVIKAACVLHNYLRDYAPTPEVNVETLPAFSAPINYGQGRQLNRGIVVRNLFADYFMTPEGAVPVPVPLSQPPL encoded by the exons atgtcatttttaaaaaattcttctcagaggctaaaagacgcagagcagcgccgtctgcaggaggtgggacggcgatattgggtccaccccatcaatgtgcggagggagacccggggccacattggttgcctgtatgatgatttgcgacg acatcctgacaagttccaggacttcgtgcgcctgcctatggaggcctttgataatttactttccattttgagcccacatctccagagacaggacacctacatgcggaaatccatccctcctgtggcccgtctgctcataacgttaag attcttggcgacaggggagagttatgtatcgttgcacctccaattccgggttggtacgtccaccatctctggaattgtgaggtgcacgtgcgccgtgatctgggagcatttgcagcccattgtgatgcccagtccgacgcgggagatttggttgcagtcagcagcaggctttcagtctgtggccaatttccccaactgtataggggcggttgatggtaagcacatacgtgtgaagcaaccaccgcgatcaggatcacagtatttcaattataagaaatttttttctgtggtcctgatcgcggttgttgattccacgtatcgtttccttgccatcgacgtcggctcctatggcagtactggggactcccgggcgctactgagatcagagtttgggcggcgcatactcttagatcacgtgactctacctcctcccactcctcttccgggtaccacgcatcccgctccattcgtcatggtaggggatcaagccttccctttactgaacaacctgctgcgcccttacccacggagagggctggatgaacgggggagagtatttaaccggaggctgagccgggcacgtaacttcgtggagtgcgccttcgggatcatgactagtcagtggagagtgtttaccactgccctgcagttgaaattggccacagttgacatggtcattaaagctgcctgtgttctccacaactaccttcgggactatgctcccaccccggaggtgaacgtggagacactgccagcttttagtgcccctatcaactatggccaagggagacaactcaaccgcgggatagtggtcaggaacctctttgctgactacttcatgactcctgaaggcgccgtgcccgtgcccgtgcccctttcacagcctcccttatga